A stretch of the Halorussus salinus genome encodes the following:
- a CDS encoding type II secretion system protein, translated as MTRAERIADSLELLARCWPWPVEVGGTGTDGDDETADLPRALAYLDAGVDAETVRRAGNGAAALVALVGTVVAALAAFAPLGSSTLGSSVVALALALTLALALGVVSLSRRGPVALATASRTAALGTAPALVARAVLRTRVEPASERAAEFAARGEGRLAAALADHVRRAEGTPRSGLAAFGAAWADWNPPLRRAVLLVESAADAPAGERETALDRAMTAILDGTHDRMAAFAEEVRGPTTALYAFGVLLPLALVAVLPAARVAGVPLSIPVLVVVYDLLLPAALVAAGGWLAVRRPAAFPPPDVSRDHPDVPDRRWPAVGAGVAVGAGLLALVTLTPLPGWTRWPAMGGTGLGTALVWWFRPVEEVRADARAAEANLTDALYLVGRRVRDGAAVETAIAEAAPEVAGRTGEMLADAAGIQRRLRVGVREAFLGEYGALADVPSSQSRSVASLLAIAAREGRPAGRAIVAMADHVEDLQRVEREARRELASVTGTLRNTAAIFGPLVGGATIALADGMAAGAGTGTLGEPLPTAALGVAVSTYVLLMAAVLTALATGLERGFDRGLVGYRVGLALLCAVGSLLVGFVGAGFAA; from the coding sequence GTGACCCGCGCCGAGCGCATCGCCGACTCGCTAGAACTCCTCGCGCGGTGCTGGCCGTGGCCGGTCGAAGTCGGCGGGACCGGCACCGACGGCGACGACGAGACCGCCGACCTCCCGCGCGCGCTGGCCTACCTCGACGCCGGAGTTGACGCCGAGACGGTCCGCCGGGCGGGTAACGGTGCCGCCGCGCTCGTCGCGCTGGTCGGGACGGTCGTCGCCGCACTCGCCGCATTCGCGCCGCTCGGTTCGAGTACGCTCGGGAGTTCGGTCGTGGCGCTCGCACTCGCACTCACACTCGCACTCGCGCTCGGCGTCGTCTCTCTCTCCCGTCGCGGTCCCGTCGCGTTGGCGACCGCCAGCCGAACCGCCGCGCTCGGGACCGCCCCCGCGCTCGTCGCGCGGGCAGTCCTGCGAACCCGCGTCGAACCCGCGAGCGAGCGCGCGGCCGAGTTCGCCGCCCGCGGGGAGGGCCGACTCGCCGCGGCGCTCGCGGACCACGTTCGGCGGGCCGAGGGGACGCCACGCTCCGGACTCGCGGCGTTCGGCGCGGCGTGGGCCGACTGGAACCCGCCGCTCCGGCGGGCGGTCCTCCTCGTGGAGTCGGCCGCGGACGCGCCCGCCGGAGAGCGAGAGACCGCGCTGGACCGCGCGATGACCGCGATTCTCGACGGGACTCACGACCGGATGGCCGCCTTCGCCGAGGAGGTCCGGGGACCGACCACCGCGCTGTACGCGTTCGGCGTTCTCCTCCCGCTCGCGCTGGTCGCGGTCCTGCCCGCGGCGCGCGTGGCCGGGGTCCCGCTCTCGATTCCCGTCTTGGTGGTCGTCTACGACCTCCTGTTGCCCGCCGCGCTGGTCGCGGCCGGTGGGTGGCTCGCGGTCCGGCGACCGGCCGCGTTCCCGCCGCCCGACGTGTCGCGGGACCACCCCGACGTGCCCGACCGGCGCTGGCCCGCGGTCGGCGCGGGAGTCGCGGTCGGCGCGGGACTCCTCGCGCTCGTCACCCTCACGCCGCTTCCCGGTTGGACGCGCTGGCCCGCGATGGGGGGCACGGGACTGGGGACCGCGCTGGTCTGGTGGTTCCGGCCGGTCGAGGAGGTCCGGGCTGACGCCCGCGCCGCGGAGGCGAACCTGACCGACGCGCTCTATCTGGTCGGCAGGCGGGTCCGAGACGGCGCGGCCGTCGAGACCGCAATCGCCGAGGCCGCGCCGGAGGTCGCCGGTCGGACCGGCGAGATGCTGGCCGACGCCGCAGGGATTCAGCGACGACTCCGTGTCGGCGTCCGCGAGGCGTTCCTCGGCGAGTACGGCGCGCTCGCCGACGTGCCGAGTTCCCAATCCCGGAGCGTCGCCTCCCTATTAGCCATCGCGGCGCGGGAGGGCCGACCCGCCGGGCGGGCAATCGTGGCGATGGCAGACCACGTCGAGGACCTCCAGCGCGTCGAGCGCGAGGCCCGCCGGGAACTCGCCAGCGTGACCGGGACGCTCCGGAACACTGCCGCAATCTTCGGCCCGCTGGTCGGCGGGGCTACAATCGCGCTCGCCGACGGGATGGCCGCGGGAGCGGGAACGGGAACGCTCGGCGAGCCACTCCCGACCGCGGCGCTCGGCGTCGCCGTCTCGACCTACGTCCTGCTGATGGCGGCCGTGCTGACCGCGCTGGCGACCGGACTGGAGCGGGGCTTCGACCGCGGTCTCGTGGGCTACCGGGTCGGACTGGCGCTCCTGTGTGCGGTCGGGTCGCTCCTCGTCGGCTTCGTCGGCGCGGGGTTCGCGGCGTGA
- a CDS encoding ATPase, T2SS/T4P/T4SS family, giving the protein MRNPLPRFRDEDPDCACVPRFEETRLLLDASDCPGGGDLAAEPACRRTAIDAVADREAESVVTRTDRLERAYEAESAGLLVAAGRFAERVAFYDETLAERTETDPLAAARAALGRAGPVSDIAAETGLAECARRAEESAHHADENAHHGDEYAHALRPFVGPPIAKARVAADPPPDATLAETRDLATGATVRIYADERALRTYHLEPVEHGFDAGALDALAEAYGLLAEGAVAQSGLGATASERAPARAVRRVADADQPVEAIAAALAKHTRGYGVLADFFADPAVSDVFATAPVGRNPLRVTVGGERMRTNVRLTEEGARTLASRFRRESGRAFSRAAPTLDATADLDGSAAVGGDATAPDRGTVRVAGVTDPVSDGPGFAFRAHDATPWTLPALVANDTLPADAAALLSLSAERAAAGLVAGPRGAGKTTLLGALCWELPASTRTVVIEDTPELPVAALQRGGRDIQPLRTDTDDGPGLAPPEALRTALRLGEGALVVGEVRGEEAAVLYEAMRVGANGDAVLGTIHGDGGAGVRERVVSDLDVPASSFATTDLVVTLEAVSTPGGKRRRVKAIEEVGGDDGDRFDALYAIDSDRLAPTGRIDRGNSALVAALAAPDESYADARDALADRESLLADLARRDRTAPAEVVSAYADRRAS; this is encoded by the coding sequence ATGCGAAACCCGCTCCCGCGCTTCCGCGACGAGGACCCGGACTGTGCCTGCGTCCCTCGCTTCGAGGAGACCCGCCTCTTACTCGACGCCAGCGACTGCCCCGGCGGCGGCGACCTCGCGGCCGAACCGGCCTGCCGCCGAACCGCCATCGACGCCGTGGCCGACCGCGAGGCCGAGTCGGTCGTGACCCGGACCGACCGCCTCGAACGCGCCTACGAGGCCGAATCGGCCGGGCTCCTCGTGGCGGCCGGGCGGTTCGCCGAGCGCGTCGCGTTCTACGACGAGACCCTCGCCGAGCGCACCGAGACCGACCCGTTGGCCGCCGCGCGGGCCGCGCTCGGCCGCGCCGGACCCGTGAGCGACATCGCGGCCGAGACCGGACTCGCGGAGTGCGCCCGCCGCGCCGAGGAGTCCGCGCACCACGCCGACGAAAACGCCCACCACGGCGACGAGTACGCTCACGCGCTCCGTCCCTTCGTCGGCCCGCCAATCGCCAAAGCGCGCGTCGCCGCCGACCCGCCGCCCGACGCGACCCTCGCGGAGACCCGCGACCTCGCCACCGGCGCGACGGTCCGCATCTACGCCGACGAGCGCGCGCTCCGGACCTACCACCTCGAACCGGTCGAACACGGCTTCGACGCGGGCGCGCTCGACGCGTTGGCCGAGGCCTACGGCCTCCTCGCGGAGGGCGCAGTCGCCCAGTCTGGCCTCGGAGCAACCGCCAGCGAGCGCGCACCCGCCAGAGCGGTCAGGCGAGTCGCCGACGCCGACCAACCGGTCGAAGCCATCGCGGCCGCGCTCGCCAAGCACACCCGCGGTTACGGCGTCCTCGCCGACTTCTTCGCCGACCCCGCGGTCTCGGACGTGTTCGCCACCGCGCCGGTCGGCCGAAACCCGCTCCGTGTCACGGTCGGCGGCGAGCGCATGCGGACCAACGTCCGACTCACCGAGGAGGGCGCACGAACACTCGCCTCCCGGTTCCGCCGCGAGAGCGGTCGGGCGTTCTCGCGGGCCGCGCCGACGCTGGACGCGACTGCGGACCTCGACGGGAGCGCCGCGGTCGGCGGGGACGCGACCGCCCCCGACCGCGGCACGGTCCGCGTCGCTGGCGTCACCGACCCCGTGAGCGACGGGCCGGGGTTCGCCTTCCGCGCTCACGACGCGACGCCGTGGACCCTCCCGGCGCTCGTGGCCAACGACACGCTCCCGGCCGACGCCGCGGCCCTCCTCTCGCTCTCGGCCGAGCGCGCCGCGGCCGGACTCGTCGCCGGACCCCGCGGCGCGGGCAAGACGACCCTGCTGGGCGCGCTCTGCTGGGAACTCCCCGCGTCCACCAGAACTGTCGTCATCGAGGACACGCCCGAACTCCCCGTGGCGGCGCTCCAGCGCGGCGGCCGCGATATCCAACCCCTCCGCACCGACACCGACGACGGACCGGGACTCGCGCCCCCGGAAGCCCTCCGAACCGCGCTCCGCCTCGGCGAGGGCGCGCTCGTCGTCGGCGAGGTCCGGGGCGAGGAGGCCGCCGTCCTCTACGAGGCCATGCGCGTCGGCGCGAACGGCGACGCCGTGCTGGGCACCATCCACGGCGACGGCGGCGCGGGCGTCCGCGAGCGGGTCGTCTCGGACCTCGACGTTCCGGCCTCGTCGTTCGCCACGACCGACCTCGTGGTGACGCTCGAAGCCGTCTCGACGCCGGGAGGCAAGCGCCGCCGCGTGAAAGCAATCGAGGAGGTCGGCGGCGACGACGGCGACCGATTCGACGCCCTCTACGCTATCGACTCGGACCGACTCGCCCCGACCGGCCGCATCGACCGGGGCAACAGCGCGCTGGTCGCCGCGCTCGCGGCACCCGACGAATCGTACGCCGACGCGCGCGACGCACTCGCCGACCGCGAGTCCCTGCTCGCGGACCTCGCGCGCCGCGATCGGACCGCCCCGGCGGAAGTCGTCTCGGCCTACGCCGACCGGAGGGCGTCGTGA
- a CDS encoding DUF7311 family protein, producing MTLRLLLAVAVAVALVAAATPAIDRARVSRAELLAERDADRLAAAATALAAEESPGARRTVTVSLPPRSPTAAAVLLAIGGVASGEKVEDSPERDVLAFSIAGGPRRVRRVGTDLRVVRDGAVAESDAAALVLRGGETYAVTLRLRRVDGRLTVVVSAERE from the coding sequence GTGACGCTCCGCCTGCTCCTCGCGGTCGCGGTCGCGGTGGCGCTGGTCGCGGCCGCGACGCCCGCAATCGACCGCGCGCGGGTGTCTCGGGCCGAACTCCTCGCCGAGCGCGACGCGGACCGGCTGGCCGCGGCCGCGACGGCGCTCGCCGCCGAGGAGTCGCCGGGCGCGCGCCGGACGGTCACGGTCTCGCTCCCTCCTCGGTCGCCGACTGCGGCCGCAGTCCTCCTCGCAATCGGTGGCGTAGCGAGCGGTGAGAAAGTCGAGGACTCTCCGGAGCGCGACGTACTCGCGTTCAGCATCGCGGGCGGGCCGCGGCGGGTCCGGCGGGTCGGAACCGACCTGCGCGTGGTTCGGGACGGCGCGGTTGCCGAGTCGGACGCCGCGGCGCTGGTCCTCCGCGGCGGCGAGACGTACGCGGTGACGCTCCGGTTGCGTCGGGTGGACGGGCGACTGACGGTGGTCGTCTCGGCCGAGCGCGAGTAG
- a CDS encoding DUF7310 family coiled-coil domain-containing protein, whose product MSDADALDRRLSAVERALTDDDSDLTDLRDAAELTREVERLAARLDATEQRLDELDAATQALRGYVGNVRTVNQSVERRADAALAKAESLEATLDGGGLERRDGGERERRDRGERERHDGHDEEGRDGAATRRDDHARSRRDRGRDRQRAGGRDGVGSDARPDEETDATETDDAGGLRARLAGLL is encoded by the coding sequence ATGTCCGACGCCGACGCACTCGACCGGCGACTCAGCGCCGTGGAGCGCGCGCTGACCGACGACGACAGCGACCTAACCGACCTCCGCGATGCCGCGGAGTTGACACGCGAGGTCGAACGCCTCGCGGCGCGACTCGACGCGACCGAACAGCGCCTCGACGAACTCGACGCCGCGACCCAAGCCCTCCGGGGCTACGTCGGCAACGTCCGCACGGTGAATCAGTCGGTCGAACGACGGGCTGACGCCGCGCTGGCGAAAGCCGAGTCGCTGGAAGCGACGCTCGACGGAGGCGGTCTGGAGCGGCGCGACGGAGGTGAGAGAGAGCGACGCGACAGAGGTGAGAGAGAGCGACACGACGGGCACGACGAGGAGGGACGCGACGGGGCGGCCACGCGACGCGACGACCACGCTCGCTCGCGCCGCGACCGCGGCCGGGACCGCCAGCGCGCTGGCGGGCGAGACGGGGTCGGGTCCGACGCTCGACCCGACGAGGAGACCGACGCCACCGAGACCGACGACGCGGGCGGCCTCCGTGCCCGACTCGCGGGCCTGCTGTGA
- a CDS encoding tubulin/FtsZ family protein — protein MKVVLIGVGQAGGKLTQRLAQYDQKMGFGAVQGALAVNSAKTDLRELDLDTVLVGQDRVKGHGVGGDNELGAEVMQSDATEVMDALDGRITAQAEAIFVVAGLGGGTGSGGAPVLARELNRIYQIPVYGLGVLPGRGEGAMYQANAGRSLKTLVREADATLLIDNDAWHTSGESVGEAFDKINQNIAQRVGLLFASGEAVEGVGESVVDSSEVINTLRSGGIATLGFASAEAAEEAEENINTVTSMTRKALLSNLSLPNAIEADSGLLVVAGQPDAIPRKGVERARKWLEEETGSLQVRGGDFPLDSGRLAALVLLGGVERSERIEEFLERAKEASKQADEPDEDAAEMFHNDELEDLI, from the coding sequence ATGAAAGTCGTCCTGATTGGTGTCGGACAGGCCGGGGGGAAACTCACCCAACGACTGGCCCAGTACGACCAGAAAATGGGTTTCGGTGCGGTACAGGGAGCGCTCGCGGTCAACTCCGCGAAGACGGACCTCCGAGAGTTGGACCTCGACACGGTTCTCGTGGGACAGGACCGTGTGAAGGGCCACGGCGTCGGCGGTGACAACGAGTTGGGTGCCGAGGTCATGCAGAGCGACGCGACGGAAGTGATGGACGCCTTGGACGGCCGCATCACCGCCCAAGCCGAGGCCATCTTCGTCGTCGCGGGACTCGGCGGCGGCACGGGGTCGGGCGGCGCGCCCGTCCTCGCGCGCGAACTCAACCGCATCTACCAGATTCCGGTGTACGGACTAGGCGTCCTCCCCGGCCGCGGCGAGGGCGCGATGTATCAGGCCAACGCCGGGCGCTCGCTCAAGACGCTCGTCCGGGAAGCCGACGCGACCCTCCTCATCGACAACGACGCGTGGCACACCTCCGGCGAGAGCGTCGGCGAGGCCTTCGACAAGATAAACCAGAACATCGCCCAGCGGGTCGGCCTGCTGTTCGCCTCGGGCGAGGCGGTCGAAGGCGTCGGCGAGAGCGTCGTGGACTCAAGCGAGGTCATCAACACCCTCCGTTCGGGCGGCATCGCGACACTCGGGTTCGCCAGCGCGGAGGCCGCCGAGGAGGCCGAGGAGAACATCAACACCGTGACCTCCATGACCCGGAAGGCCCTCCTGAGCAACCTCAGCCTCCCGAACGCCATCGAAGCCGACTCGGGGCTACTGGTCGTCGCCGGGCAACCGGACGCGATTCCCCGCAAGGGCGTCGAGCGCGCCCGGAAGTGGCTCGAAGAGGAGACCGGCAGTCTCCAAGTCCGGGGCGGGGACTTCCCGCTCGACAGCGGCCGACTCGCCGCGCTGGTCCTGCTGGGCGGGGTCGAACGCTCCGAGCGCATCGAGGAGTTCCTCGAACGCGCCAAGGAGGCGAGCAAGCAGGCCGACGAACCCGACGAGGACGCCGCCGAGATGTTCCACAACGACGAGTTAGAGGACCTAATATAA
- a CDS encoding alkaline phosphatase family protein, which yields MGLFDKLRGDDKPRVAFFGIDGVPYSFLEDHFDEFEHLAALADEGSSGEIDSIVPPESSACWPSLTTGVNPGKTGVYGFQDREVGSYDTYVPMGRDVQATRIWDRVHDAGRDATVMNVPVTFPPQRNVQRMVSGFLSPGIDKAAYPDELRDYLQSTDYKLDANPKLGHDEDKSDFIEDAHKTLDARYEAFKHYIKQDDWDLFFGVFMTTDRVNHFLYKHYEEDMEYKDEFLDFYRKVDRYLGEIRQNLPDDVTMMVASDHGFTSLDYEVHFNQWLADEGWLSFEDDDHEDLNDISEDAEAYSLIPGRFYINLEGREPRGSVPESEYEAKRDQLKEALENLEGPNGRKVCDRVVEKEEVFHGDHEDIAPDLVAIPNHGFDLKAGFKGHDDVFGHGPRNGMHSFDNASLFVDDPDATIRDVDLYDIAPTILDLMEMEYDAGEFDGKSLV from the coding sequence ATGGGTCTCTTCGACAAGCTTCGTGGCGACGACAAGCCCCGCGTGGCGTTCTTCGGTATCGACGGCGTTCCGTACAGTTTCCTCGAAGACCACTTCGACGAGTTCGAGCATCTGGCGGCCCTCGCCGACGAGGGGTCGTCGGGCGAGATCGACAGCATCGTGCCCCCCGAGTCCTCGGCCTGCTGGCCTTCCCTCACGACCGGCGTCAACCCCGGCAAGACGGGCGTCTACGGCTTCCAAGACCGCGAGGTCGGCTCCTACGACACCTACGTCCCGATGGGTCGGGACGTGCAGGCGACCCGCATCTGGGACCGGGTTCACGACGCTGGCCGGGACGCCACGGTGATGAACGTCCCCGTCACCTTCCCGCCCCAGCGCAACGTCCAGCGGATGGTCTCGGGCTTCCTCTCGCCCGGCATCGACAAGGCCGCCTATCCCGACGAACTGCGCGACTACCTCCAGTCCACCGACTACAAACTCGACGCGAACCCGAAGCTCGGACACGACGAGGACAAGTCCGACTTCATCGAGGACGCCCACAAGACGCTCGACGCGCGCTACGAGGCGTTCAAACACTACATCAAGCAGGACGACTGGGACCTCTTCTTCGGCGTCTTCATGACGACCGACCGGGTGAACCACTTCCTCTACAAGCACTACGAGGAGGACATGGAGTACAAAGACGAGTTCCTCGACTTCTACCGGAAGGTGGACCGCTACCTCGGCGAGATTCGCCAGAACCTCCCGGACGACGTGACCATGATGGTCGCCTCGGACCACGGGTTCACCTCGCTGGACTACGAGGTCCACTTCAACCAGTGGCTCGCCGACGAGGGCTGGCTCTCCTTCGAGGACGACGACCACGAGGACCTGAACGACATCAGCGAGGACGCGGAAGCCTACTCGCTCATCCCCGGCCGATTCTACATCAACCTCGAAGGGCGCGAACCCCGCGGGAGCGTCCCCGAGAGCGAGTACGAGGCCAAGCGCGACCAACTCAAGGAAGCCCTCGAAAACCTCGAAGGCCCCAACGGGCGGAAGGTCTGTGACCGCGTGGTCGAGAAAGAGGAGGTCTTCCACGGCGACCACGAGGACATCGCGCCCGACCTCGTGGCCATCCCGAACCACGGCTTCGACCTCAAGGCCGGGTTCAAGGGCCACGACGACGTGTTCGGGCACGGCCCCCGCAACGGGATGCACAGCTTCGACAACGCCTCGCTGTTCGTGGACGACCCCGACGCGACGATTCGGGACGTGGACCTCTACGACATCGCGCCGACCATCCTCGACCTGATGGAGATGGAGTACGACGCGGGCGAGTTCGACGGGAAGAGTCTGGTCTGA
- a CDS encoding DHH family phosphoesterase yields MALGSALGGVEMVAVAATLLVSGGAVFYAAQSVTGWRREDDAEPVDTLKQTVAGQNRVALVVPEGPSIDALAAAMGLQTLCTEWGVTAHLFAEGPVTGEDSKTFCNIFDLELSVIGDKADELTETDAAIAVGGGGGVPRLSNNPPVVAVVRHRPTAEENIVTVTPTDDGATATTVTRLLEAETVVPDQRVATALLHGVRAGTREFRRANGQHDYEAAGFLHAYADLGRIEDLRSPGMSGDTFDVISDAIANRERRASFAVTNVGTVPSVSALEEAADTMLRLEGVSTAAVFGIHEETIVVSCRAEDVRTNAFDILDSAFGTSETTGGNTDAATARVPLGLFAQVDDDHEETLDMLIDASTRKALFEAFESS; encoded by the coding sequence ATGGCTCTCGGGTCCGCTCTCGGTGGCGTAGAGATGGTCGCAGTAGCCGCGACGCTCCTCGTCTCTGGCGGCGCAGTGTTCTACGCCGCCCAGTCGGTCACCGGCTGGCGGCGCGAGGACGACGCGGAACCGGTCGATACGCTGAAGCAGACGGTCGCGGGCCAGAACCGCGTCGCGCTCGTGGTTCCGGAAGGCCCGAGTATCGACGCGCTCGCGGCCGCGATGGGTCTCCAGACGCTCTGCACGGAGTGGGGCGTCACCGCCCACCTGTTCGCCGAGGGACCAGTCACCGGCGAGGACAGCAAGACGTTCTGTAACATCTTCGACCTCGAACTGTCGGTCATCGGCGACAAGGCCGACGAACTAACCGAGACGGACGCCGCCATCGCGGTCGGCGGCGGCGGTGGCGTCCCGCGACTCTCGAACAACCCGCCGGTCGTCGCGGTGGTCCGCCACCGCCCGACCGCCGAGGAGAACATCGTCACCGTGACCCCGACCGACGACGGTGCGACCGCGACCACGGTCACGCGGCTGTTGGAGGCCGAGACGGTCGTGCCAGACCAGCGGGTCGCCACTGCCCTGCTCCACGGCGTCCGAGCCGGGACCCGCGAGTTCCGGCGCGCGAACGGCCAGCACGACTACGAGGCCGCCGGGTTCCTCCACGCCTACGCCGACCTCGGCCGCATCGAGGACCTCCGGTCGCCGGGCATGAGCGGCGACACCTTCGACGTTATCAGCGACGCCATCGCCAACCGCGAGCGCCGGGCGAGTTTCGCGGTGACCAACGTCGGGACGGTCCCCTCCGTCTCGGCGCTCGAGGAGGCCGCCGACACGATGCTCCGACTCGAAGGCGTCTCGACGGCCGCCGTCTTCGGCATCCACGAGGAGACCATCGTCGTCTCCTGTCGCGCGGAGGACGTGCGGACCAACGCCTTCGACATCCTCGACTCGGCGTTCGGCACCAGCGAGACGACCGGTGGGAACACCGACGCCGCGACCGCGCGGGTTCCCCTCGGCCTGTTCGCGCAGGTGGACGACGACCACGAGGAGACGCTGGACATGCTCATCGACGCCAGCACCCGGAAGGCGCTGTTCGAGGCGTTCGAGAGTTCCTGA